Proteins co-encoded in one Zalophus californianus isolate mZalCal1 chromosome 9, mZalCal1.pri.v2, whole genome shotgun sequence genomic window:
- the LOC113923072 gene encoding cyclin-dependent kinases regulatory subunit 2-like, with protein MAHKQIYYSDKYFDEHYGYRHVMSPRELSKQVPKTHLMSEEEWRRLGVQQSLGWVHYMIHEPEPHLLLFRRPLPKEQQK; from the coding sequence ATGGCCCACAAACAGATCTACTACTCGGACAAGTACTTCGATGAGCACTATGGGTACCGGCATGTCATGTCACCCAGAGAACTTTCCAAACAAGTCCCGAAAACCCATCTGATGTCTGAAGAGGAGTGGAGGAGACTTGGTGTCCAACAGAGTCTGGGCTGGGTTCATTACATGATTCATGAGCCAGAACCACATCTTCTTCTCTTTAGACGACCTCTTccaaaagagcaacaaaaatga